In the genome of Coregonus clupeaformis isolate EN_2021a chromosome 1, ASM2061545v1, whole genome shotgun sequence, one region contains:
- the LOC121578051 gene encoding regulator of G-protein signaling 17 isoform X2 gives MPRSLSGVDMRKRQQPHIEGPPQVPGHPRPKNCCMCWCGCCKCLWNEDRMEGSERTCTKMDSIEATEEQQPTLDEVVAWARSFELVMRSSEGREIFREFLRSEYSEENLLFWLACEELKKETDPTAIDEKARIIYEDYVSILSPKEVSLDSRVREGINLSLAEPSNMMYEEAQLQIYTLMHRDSYPRFLNSSVYRDLLDSKRSSCLDT, from the exons CCCCGAAGTTTAAGCGGAGTTGATATGAGAAAACGGCAGCAGCCACACATTGAAGGTCCTCCCCAGGTGCCTGGCCACCCAagacccaagaactgctgcatgTGCTGGTGTGGTTGTTGTAAATGCCTCTG GAATGAGGACCGCATGGAGGGTTCCGAACGGACATGCACTAAAATGGATAGTATTGAAGCCACGGAGGAGCA GCAACCCACTCTAGACGAGGTGGTGGCCTGGGCCCGTAGCTTCGAGCTGGTGATGCGCTCCTCAGAAGGCAGGGAGATTTTCAGAGAATTTCTGCGCTCTGAGTACAGCGAAGAGAACCTGTTGTTCTGGCTGGCCTGTGAGGAGCTGAAGAAGGAGACGGACCCGACAGCGATCGATGAGAAAGCCAGGATCATCTACGAGGACTATGTCTCCATTCTATCGCCGAAAGAG gTGAGCCTGGATTCACGGGTGAGGGAAGGCATCAACCTGAGCCTGGCGGAGCCCAGCAACATGATGTACGAGGAGGCCCAGCTGCAGATCTACACCCTGATGCACAGAGACTCCTACCCCCGTTTCCTCAACTCCTCTGTTTACAGAGACCTTCTGGACAGCAAGAGAAGCTCCTGCCTTGACACCTAA
- the LOC121578051 gene encoding regulator of G-protein signaling 17 isoform X3: MPRSLSGVDMRKRQQPHIEGPPQVPGHPRPKNCCMCWCGCCKCLWQPTLDEVVAWARSFELVMRSSEGREIFREFLRSEYSEENLLFWLACEELKKETDPTAIDEKARIIYEDYVSILSPKEVSLDSRVREGINLSLAEPSNMMYEEAQLQIYTLMHRDSYPRFLNSSVYRDLLDSKRSSCLDT, encoded by the exons CCCCGAAGTTTAAGCGGAGTTGATATGAGAAAACGGCAGCAGCCACACATTGAAGGTCCTCCCCAGGTGCCTGGCCACCCAagacccaagaactgctgcatgTGCTGGTGTGGTTGTTGTAAATGCCTCTG GCAACCCACTCTAGACGAGGTGGTGGCCTGGGCCCGTAGCTTCGAGCTGGTGATGCGCTCCTCAGAAGGCAGGGAGATTTTCAGAGAATTTCTGCGCTCTGAGTACAGCGAAGAGAACCTGTTGTTCTGGCTGGCCTGTGAGGAGCTGAAGAAGGAGACGGACCCGACAGCGATCGATGAGAAAGCCAGGATCATCTACGAGGACTATGTCTCCATTCTATCGCCGAAAGAG gTGAGCCTGGATTCACGGGTGAGGGAAGGCATCAACCTGAGCCTGGCGGAGCCCAGCAACATGATGTACGAGGAGGCCCAGCTGCAGATCTACACCCTGATGCACAGAGACTCCTACCCCCGTTTCCTCAACTCCTCTGTTTACAGAGACCTTCTGGACAGCAAGAGAAGCTCCTGCCTTGACACCTAA